The Neofelis nebulosa isolate mNeoNeb1 chromosome 16, mNeoNeb1.pri, whole genome shotgun sequence genome includes a window with the following:
- the ASPSCR1 gene encoding tether containing UBX domain for GLUT4 isoform X5 yields MAAPAGGGGSAVSVLAPNGRRHTVKVTPSTVLLQVLEDTCQRQNFNPSEYDLKFQRNVLDLSLQWRFANLPNNAKLEMVPVSRSREGPENMVRIALQLDDGSRLQDTFCSGQTLWELLNHFAQTRECLEQPSEASPVCVYMRDEVTGRASLQSTTLKSLGLTGGSAIIRFAMKRRDQEPGVSRTKTPGGPAPSLSADQATGGPLLPLNSAGLSQGDVSHQDEVGTSGASRVDAPAKQISKEPAPAPFVPFSGGGQRLGGSSGPARSLTSPSAKPPKSFSGPGGPSKPKKSRPGQEPGSEPEPPVDRDPVVCHPDLGELLQACPAELPDDFFEVTVDDVRRRLAQLRSERKRLEEAPLVTKAFREAQKREKLERYPKVVLRVLFPDRYILQGFFRPNETVGDLRDFVRSHLGNPELPFYLFITPPKTILDDHRLTLFQADLFPAALVHFGAEEPTGLFLEPRLLERTVSPSAADLLVARRMPRAAGAPPPMPAPDPAPRDLEPTAEAGAVGLPESRPETAQPVKRDLGKVPKWLRLPAGKR; encoded by the exons GTTTCAGAGGAATGTTCTTGACCTCTCTCTCCAGTGGAGATTTGCCAACCTGCCCAATAACGCCAAGCTGGAGATGGTGCCTGTCTCCCGGAGCCGCGAGGGGCCCGAGAACATG GTTCGCATCGCTCTGCAGCTGGACGATGGCTCCAGGTTGCAAGACACTTTCTGTTCAGGCCAGACGCTCTGGGAGCTTCTCAACCATTTTGCACAGACCAG ggaGTGCCTGGAGCAGCCGAGCGAGGCGAGCCCGGTCTGTGTGTACATGCGGGACGAG GTGACCGGCAGAGCCTCCTTGCAGAGCACGACGCTCAAGTCTCTAGGTCTCACCGGGGGCAGCGCCATCATCAG GTTCGCCATGAAGCGACGTGATCAGGAGCCTGGGGTCTCCCGGACCAAGACCCCAGGGGGCCCGGCCCCCTCCCTGTCGGCCGACCAGGCCACCGGCGGCCCTCTGCTCCCGCTGAACTCGGCGGGGCTCAGCCAGGGTGACGTGAGCCATCAGGATGAAGTGGGCACCTCGGGGGCCAGCCGCGTGGACGCTCCAGCGAAGCAGATCTCGAAGgagcctgcccccgccccctttGTTCCTTTCTCAGGTGGGGGACAGCGACTGGGGGGCTCGTCCGGGCCTGCCAGGTCTCTGACGTCACCTTCAGCCAAACCGCCGAAGTCCTTCTCCGGCCCGGGAGGCCCCTCCAAGCCCAAGAAGTCGAGGCCTGGCCAGGAGCCCGGGTCAGAGCCGGAGCCG CCGGTGGATCGGGACCCCGTGGTGTGCCACCCGGACCTGGGAGAGCTGCTCCAGGCTTGCCCTGCGGAGCTGCCGGATGACTTCTTCGAGGTGACCGTGGACGACGTGAGGAGGCGCCTGGCCCAGCTCAGGAGCGAGCG GAAGCGCCTGGAGGAAGCGCCCTTAGTGACCAAGGCTTTCAGGGAGGCTCAGAAGAGGGAGAAGCTGGAGCGGTACCCCAAG GTGGTCCTGAGGGTCCTGTTCCCTGACCGCTACATCCTGCAGGGCTTTTTCCGCCCTAATGAGACAG TGGGGGATCTGCGGGACTTCGTGAGAAGCCACCTGGGGAATCCTGAGCTGCCATTCTATTTGT TCATCACTCCTCCAAAAACCATCCTGGATGACCACAGGCTGACCCTCTTTCAG GCAGATCTCTTCCCTGCTGCCCTCGTGCACTTTGGAGCTGAGGAACCAACAG GCCTCTTCCTGGAGCCCAGGCTGCTGGAACGCACCGTCTCCCCGTCTGCGGCTGACCTGCTGGTGGCCAG GCGCATGCCCCGGGCTGCTGGGGCCCCGCCCCCGATGCCAGCCCCTGACCCTGCACCCCGTGACTTGGAGCCAACGGCTGAGGCGGGGGCAGTGGGGCTCCCTGAATCCCGCCCCGAGACGGCCCAGCCGGTCAAGAGGGATCTGGGCAAGGTGCCCAAGTGGCTGAGGCTGCCAG CCGGCAAGAGGTGA
- the ASPSCR1 gene encoding tether containing UBX domain for GLUT4 isoform X2, with amino-acid sequence MVPVSRSREGPENMVRIALQLDDGSRLQDTFCSGQTLWELLNHFAQTRECLEQPSEASPVCVYMRDEVTGRASLQSTTLKSLGLTGGSAIIRFAMKRRDQEPGVSRTKTPGGPAPSLSADQATGGPLLPLNSAGLSQGDVSHQDEVGTSGASRVDAPAKQISKEPAPAPFVPFSGGGQRLGGSSGPARSLTSPSAKPPKSFSGPGGPSKPKKSRPGQEPGSEPEPPVDRDPVVCHPDLGELLQACPAELPDDFFEVTVDDVRRRLAQLRSERKRLEEAPLVTKAFREAQKREKLERYPKVVLRVLFPDRYILQGFFRPNETVGDLRDFVRSHLGNPELPFYLFITPPKTILDDHRLTLFQADLFPAALVHFGAEEPTGLFLEPRLLERTVSPSAADLLVARRMPRAAGAPPPMPAPDPAPRDLEPTAEAGAVGLPESRPETAQPVKRDLGKVPKWLRLPERDPTAPCAQLPTLGSLILQPVWTRVDLGDAACRDLTLANRGTDRCPP; translated from the exons ATGGTGCCTGTCTCCCGGAGCCGCGAGGGGCCCGAGAACATG GTTCGCATCGCTCTGCAGCTGGACGATGGCTCCAGGTTGCAAGACACTTTCTGTTCAGGCCAGACGCTCTGGGAGCTTCTCAACCATTTTGCACAGACCAG ggaGTGCCTGGAGCAGCCGAGCGAGGCGAGCCCGGTCTGTGTGTACATGCGGGACGAG GTGACCGGCAGAGCCTCCTTGCAGAGCACGACGCTCAAGTCTCTAGGTCTCACCGGGGGCAGCGCCATCATCAG GTTCGCCATGAAGCGACGTGATCAGGAGCCTGGGGTCTCCCGGACCAAGACCCCAGGGGGCCCGGCCCCCTCCCTGTCGGCCGACCAGGCCACCGGCGGCCCTCTGCTCCCGCTGAACTCGGCGGGGCTCAGCCAGGGTGACGTGAGCCATCAGGATGAAGTGGGCACCTCGGGGGCCAGCCGCGTGGACGCTCCAGCGAAGCAGATCTCGAAGgagcctgcccccgccccctttGTTCCTTTCTCAGGTGGGGGACAGCGACTGGGGGGCTCGTCCGGGCCTGCCAGGTCTCTGACGTCACCTTCAGCCAAACCGCCGAAGTCCTTCTCCGGCCCGGGAGGCCCCTCCAAGCCCAAGAAGTCGAGGCCTGGCCAGGAGCCCGGGTCAGAGCCGGAGCCG CCGGTGGATCGGGACCCCGTGGTGTGCCACCCGGACCTGGGAGAGCTGCTCCAGGCTTGCCCTGCGGAGCTGCCGGATGACTTCTTCGAGGTGACCGTGGACGACGTGAGGAGGCGCCTGGCCCAGCTCAGGAGCGAGCG GAAGCGCCTGGAGGAAGCGCCCTTAGTGACCAAGGCTTTCAGGGAGGCTCAGAAGAGGGAGAAGCTGGAGCGGTACCCCAAG GTGGTCCTGAGGGTCCTGTTCCCTGACCGCTACATCCTGCAGGGCTTTTTCCGCCCTAATGAGACAG TGGGGGATCTGCGGGACTTCGTGAGAAGCCACCTGGGGAATCCTGAGCTGCCATTCTATTTGT TCATCACTCCTCCAAAAACCATCCTGGATGACCACAGGCTGACCCTCTTTCAG GCAGATCTCTTCCCTGCTGCCCTCGTGCACTTTGGAGCTGAGGAACCAACAG GCCTCTTCCTGGAGCCCAGGCTGCTGGAACGCACCGTCTCCCCGTCTGCGGCTGACCTGCTGGTGGCCAG GCGCATGCCCCGGGCTGCTGGGGCCCCGCCCCCGATGCCAGCCCCTGACCCTGCACCCCGTGACTTGGAGCCAACGGCTGAGGCGGGGGCAGTGGGGCTCCCTGAATCCCGCCCCGAGACGGCCCAGCCGGTCAAGAGGGATCTGGGCAAGGTGCCCAAGTGGCTGAGGCTGCCAG AAAGGGACCCCACCGCGCCCTGCGCGCAGCTCCCCACCCTGGGCTCATTGATTCTGCAGCCGGTCTGGACCCGCGTGGACCTGGGGGATGCCGCTTGCCGGGACCTCACCCTGGCGAACAGAGGCACAGACAGGTGTCCTCCCTGA
- the ASPSCR1 gene encoding tether containing UBX domain for GLUT4 isoform X4, whose amino-acid sequence MERTVLEDTCQRQNFNPSEYDLKFQRNVLDLSLQWRFANLPNNAKLEMVPVSRSREGPENMVRIALQLDDGSRLQDTFCSGQTLWELLNHFAQTRECLEQPSEASPVCVYMRDEVTGRASLQSTTLKSLGLTGGSAIIRFAMKRRDQEPGVSRTKTPGGPAPSLSADQATGGPLLPLNSAGLSQGDVSHQDEVGTSGASRVDAPAKQISKEPAPAPFVPFSGGGQRLGGSSGPARSLTSPSAKPPKSFSGPGGPSKPKKSRPGQEPGSEPEPPVDRDPVVCHPDLGELLQACPAELPDDFFEVTVDDVRRRLAQLRSERKRLEEAPLVTKAFREAQKREKLERYPKVVLRVLFPDRYILQGFFRPNETVGDLRDFVRSHLGNPELPFYLFITPPKTILDDHRLTLFQADLFPAALVHFGAEEPTGLFLEPRLLERTVSPSAADLLVARRMPRAAGAPPPMPAPDPAPRDLEPTAEAGAVGLPESRPETAQPVKRDLGKVPKWLRLPERDPTAPCAQLPTLGSLILQPVWTRVDLGDAACRDLTLANRGTDRCPP is encoded by the exons GTTTCAGAGGAATGTTCTTGACCTCTCTCTCCAGTGGAGATTTGCCAACCTGCCCAATAACGCCAAGCTGGAGATGGTGCCTGTCTCCCGGAGCCGCGAGGGGCCCGAGAACATG GTTCGCATCGCTCTGCAGCTGGACGATGGCTCCAGGTTGCAAGACACTTTCTGTTCAGGCCAGACGCTCTGGGAGCTTCTCAACCATTTTGCACAGACCAG ggaGTGCCTGGAGCAGCCGAGCGAGGCGAGCCCGGTCTGTGTGTACATGCGGGACGAG GTGACCGGCAGAGCCTCCTTGCAGAGCACGACGCTCAAGTCTCTAGGTCTCACCGGGGGCAGCGCCATCATCAG GTTCGCCATGAAGCGACGTGATCAGGAGCCTGGGGTCTCCCGGACCAAGACCCCAGGGGGCCCGGCCCCCTCCCTGTCGGCCGACCAGGCCACCGGCGGCCCTCTGCTCCCGCTGAACTCGGCGGGGCTCAGCCAGGGTGACGTGAGCCATCAGGATGAAGTGGGCACCTCGGGGGCCAGCCGCGTGGACGCTCCAGCGAAGCAGATCTCGAAGgagcctgcccccgccccctttGTTCCTTTCTCAGGTGGGGGACAGCGACTGGGGGGCTCGTCCGGGCCTGCCAGGTCTCTGACGTCACCTTCAGCCAAACCGCCGAAGTCCTTCTCCGGCCCGGGAGGCCCCTCCAAGCCCAAGAAGTCGAGGCCTGGCCAGGAGCCCGGGTCAGAGCCGGAGCCG CCGGTGGATCGGGACCCCGTGGTGTGCCACCCGGACCTGGGAGAGCTGCTCCAGGCTTGCCCTGCGGAGCTGCCGGATGACTTCTTCGAGGTGACCGTGGACGACGTGAGGAGGCGCCTGGCCCAGCTCAGGAGCGAGCG GAAGCGCCTGGAGGAAGCGCCCTTAGTGACCAAGGCTTTCAGGGAGGCTCAGAAGAGGGAGAAGCTGGAGCGGTACCCCAAG GTGGTCCTGAGGGTCCTGTTCCCTGACCGCTACATCCTGCAGGGCTTTTTCCGCCCTAATGAGACAG TGGGGGATCTGCGGGACTTCGTGAGAAGCCACCTGGGGAATCCTGAGCTGCCATTCTATTTGT TCATCACTCCTCCAAAAACCATCCTGGATGACCACAGGCTGACCCTCTTTCAG GCAGATCTCTTCCCTGCTGCCCTCGTGCACTTTGGAGCTGAGGAACCAACAG GCCTCTTCCTGGAGCCCAGGCTGCTGGAACGCACCGTCTCCCCGTCTGCGGCTGACCTGCTGGTGGCCAG GCGCATGCCCCGGGCTGCTGGGGCCCCGCCCCCGATGCCAGCCCCTGACCCTGCACCCCGTGACTTGGAGCCAACGGCTGAGGCGGGGGCAGTGGGGCTCCCTGAATCCCGCCCCGAGACGGCCCAGCCGGTCAAGAGGGATCTGGGCAAGGTGCCCAAGTGGCTGAGGCTGCCAG AAAGGGACCCCACCGCGCCCTGCGCGCAGCTCCCCACCCTGGGCTCATTGATTCTGCAGCCGGTCTGGACCCGCGTGGACCTGGGGGATGCCGCTTGCCGGGACCTCACCCTGGCGAACAGAGGCACAGACAGGTGTCCTCCCTGA
- the ASPSCR1 gene encoding tether containing UBX domain for GLUT4 isoform X3 — MAAPAGGGGSAVSVLAPNGRRHTVKVTPSTVLLQVLEDTCQRQNFNPSEYDLKFQRNVLDLSLQWRFANLPNNAKLEMVPVSRSREGPENMVRIALQLDDGSRLQDTFCSGQTLWELLNHFAQTRECLEQPSEASPVCVYMRDEVTGRASLQSTTLKSLGLTGGSAIIRFAMKRRDQEPGVSRTKTPGGPAPSLSADQATGGPLLPLNSAGLSQGDVSHQDEVGTSGASRVDAPAKQISKEPAPAPFVPFSGGGQRLGGSSGPARSLTSPSAKPPKSFSGPGGPSKPKKSRPGQEPGSEPEPPVDRDPVVCHPDLGELLQACPAELPDDFFEVTVDDVRRRLAQLRSERKRLEEAPLVTKAFREAQKREKLERYPKVVLRVLFPDRYILQGFFRPNETVGDLRDFVRSHLGNPELPFYLFITPPKTILDDHRLTLFQPPPLPALAGMGLPGWLPAFPSRDRLHPAPGSGQISSLLPSCTLELRNQQASSWSPGCWNAPSPRLRLTCWWPGACPGLLGPRPRCQPLTLHPVTWSQRLRRGQWGSLNPAPRRPSRSRGIWARCPSG; from the exons GTTTCAGAGGAATGTTCTTGACCTCTCTCTCCAGTGGAGATTTGCCAACCTGCCCAATAACGCCAAGCTGGAGATGGTGCCTGTCTCCCGGAGCCGCGAGGGGCCCGAGAACATG GTTCGCATCGCTCTGCAGCTGGACGATGGCTCCAGGTTGCAAGACACTTTCTGTTCAGGCCAGACGCTCTGGGAGCTTCTCAACCATTTTGCACAGACCAG ggaGTGCCTGGAGCAGCCGAGCGAGGCGAGCCCGGTCTGTGTGTACATGCGGGACGAG GTGACCGGCAGAGCCTCCTTGCAGAGCACGACGCTCAAGTCTCTAGGTCTCACCGGGGGCAGCGCCATCATCAG GTTCGCCATGAAGCGACGTGATCAGGAGCCTGGGGTCTCCCGGACCAAGACCCCAGGGGGCCCGGCCCCCTCCCTGTCGGCCGACCAGGCCACCGGCGGCCCTCTGCTCCCGCTGAACTCGGCGGGGCTCAGCCAGGGTGACGTGAGCCATCAGGATGAAGTGGGCACCTCGGGGGCCAGCCGCGTGGACGCTCCAGCGAAGCAGATCTCGAAGgagcctgcccccgccccctttGTTCCTTTCTCAGGTGGGGGACAGCGACTGGGGGGCTCGTCCGGGCCTGCCAGGTCTCTGACGTCACCTTCAGCCAAACCGCCGAAGTCCTTCTCCGGCCCGGGAGGCCCCTCCAAGCCCAAGAAGTCGAGGCCTGGCCAGGAGCCCGGGTCAGAGCCGGAGCCG CCGGTGGATCGGGACCCCGTGGTGTGCCACCCGGACCTGGGAGAGCTGCTCCAGGCTTGCCCTGCGGAGCTGCCGGATGACTTCTTCGAGGTGACCGTGGACGACGTGAGGAGGCGCCTGGCCCAGCTCAGGAGCGAGCG GAAGCGCCTGGAGGAAGCGCCCTTAGTGACCAAGGCTTTCAGGGAGGCTCAGAAGAGGGAGAAGCTGGAGCGGTACCCCAAG GTGGTCCTGAGGGTCCTGTTCCCTGACCGCTACATCCTGCAGGGCTTTTTCCGCCCTAATGAGACAG TGGGGGATCTGCGGGACTTCGTGAGAAGCCACCTGGGGAATCCTGAGCTGCCATTCTATTTGT TCATCACTCCTCCAAAAACCATCCTGGATGACCACAGGCTGACCCTCTTTCAG CCTCCCCCGCTTCCTGCCCTGGCGGGGATGGGCCTACCCGGCTGGCTGCCAGCCTTCCCGAGCCGGGACCGCCTGCATCCTGCCCCGGGGTCTGG GCAGATCTCTTCCCTGCTGCCCTCGTGCACTTTGGAGCTGAGGAACCAACAG GCCTCTTCCTGGAGCCCAGGCTGCTGGAACGCACCGTCTCCCCGTCTGCGGCTGACCTGCTGGTGGCCAG GCGCATGCCCCGGGCTGCTGGGGCCCCGCCCCCGATGCCAGCCCCTGACCCTGCACCCCGTGACTTGGAGCCAACGGCTGAGGCGGGGGCAGTGGGGCTCCCTGAATCCCGCCCCGAGACGGCCCAGCCGGTCAAGAGGGATCTGGGCAAGGTGCCCAAGTGGCTGA
- the CENPX gene encoding centromere protein X isoform X1: MEGTSGGFRKELVGKLLQLHFKDDKTKVSGDALRLTADLLKIFVVEAAIRSVRQAQAEDLALVDVDQLEKVLPQLLLDF, encoded by the exons ATGGAAGGAACTAGCGGCGGCTTCCGGAAA gagctgGTGGGCAAGCTTCTGCAGCTGCATTTTAAGGATGACAAGACCAAAG TCAGCGGGGATGCGTTGCGGCTCACGGCGGACCTGCTGAAGATCTTCGTTGTGG AAGCAGCCATCCGCAGCGTCCGGCAGGCCCAGGCGGAGGACCTGGCTCTCGTGGACGTGGACCAGCTGGAAAAGGTGTTGCCTCAGCTG CTCCTGGACTTCTAG
- the CENPX gene encoding centromere protein X isoform X2, with product MEGTSGGFRKELVGKLLQLHFKDDKTKVSGDALRLTADLLKIFVVAAIRSVRQAQAEDLALVDVDQLEKVLPQLLLDF from the exons ATGGAAGGAACTAGCGGCGGCTTCCGGAAA gagctgGTGGGCAAGCTTCTGCAGCTGCATTTTAAGGATGACAAGACCAAAG TCAGCGGGGATGCGTTGCGGCTCACGGCGGACCTGCTGAAGATCTTCGTTGTGG CAGCCATCCGCAGCGTCCGGCAGGCCCAGGCGGAGGACCTGGCTCTCGTGGACGTGGACCAGCTGGAAAAGGTGTTGCCTCAGCTG CTCCTGGACTTCTAG
- the ASPSCR1 gene encoding tether containing UBX domain for GLUT4 isoform X1, with translation MAAPAGGGGSAVSVLAPNGRRHTVKVTPSTVLLQVLEDTCQRQNFNPSEYDLKFQRNVLDLSLQWRFANLPNNAKLEMVPVSRSREGPENMVRIALQLDDGSRLQDTFCSGQTLWELLNHFAQTRECLEQPSEASPVCVYMRDEVTGRASLQSTTLKSLGLTGGSAIIRFAMKRRDQEPGVSRTKTPGGPAPSLSADQATGGPLLPLNSAGLSQGDVSHQDEVGTSGASRVDAPAKQISKEPAPAPFVPFSGGGQRLGGSSGPARSLTSPSAKPPKSFSGPGGPSKPKKSRPGQEPGSEPEPPVDRDPVVCHPDLGELLQACPAELPDDFFEVTVDDVRRRLAQLRSERKRLEEAPLVTKAFREAQKREKLERYPKVVLRVLFPDRYILQGFFRPNETVGDLRDFVRSHLGNPELPFYLFITPPKTILDDHRLTLFQADLFPAALVHFGAEEPTGLFLEPRLLERTVSPSAADLLVARRMPRAAGAPPPMPAPDPAPRDLEPTAEAGAVGLPESRPETAQPVKRDLGKVPKWLRLPERDPTAPCAQLPTLGSLILQPVWTRVDLGDAACRDLTLANRGTDRCPP, from the exons GTTTCAGAGGAATGTTCTTGACCTCTCTCTCCAGTGGAGATTTGCCAACCTGCCCAATAACGCCAAGCTGGAGATGGTGCCTGTCTCCCGGAGCCGCGAGGGGCCCGAGAACATG GTTCGCATCGCTCTGCAGCTGGACGATGGCTCCAGGTTGCAAGACACTTTCTGTTCAGGCCAGACGCTCTGGGAGCTTCTCAACCATTTTGCACAGACCAG ggaGTGCCTGGAGCAGCCGAGCGAGGCGAGCCCGGTCTGTGTGTACATGCGGGACGAG GTGACCGGCAGAGCCTCCTTGCAGAGCACGACGCTCAAGTCTCTAGGTCTCACCGGGGGCAGCGCCATCATCAG GTTCGCCATGAAGCGACGTGATCAGGAGCCTGGGGTCTCCCGGACCAAGACCCCAGGGGGCCCGGCCCCCTCCCTGTCGGCCGACCAGGCCACCGGCGGCCCTCTGCTCCCGCTGAACTCGGCGGGGCTCAGCCAGGGTGACGTGAGCCATCAGGATGAAGTGGGCACCTCGGGGGCCAGCCGCGTGGACGCTCCAGCGAAGCAGATCTCGAAGgagcctgcccccgccccctttGTTCCTTTCTCAGGTGGGGGACAGCGACTGGGGGGCTCGTCCGGGCCTGCCAGGTCTCTGACGTCACCTTCAGCCAAACCGCCGAAGTCCTTCTCCGGCCCGGGAGGCCCCTCCAAGCCCAAGAAGTCGAGGCCTGGCCAGGAGCCCGGGTCAGAGCCGGAGCCG CCGGTGGATCGGGACCCCGTGGTGTGCCACCCGGACCTGGGAGAGCTGCTCCAGGCTTGCCCTGCGGAGCTGCCGGATGACTTCTTCGAGGTGACCGTGGACGACGTGAGGAGGCGCCTGGCCCAGCTCAGGAGCGAGCG GAAGCGCCTGGAGGAAGCGCCCTTAGTGACCAAGGCTTTCAGGGAGGCTCAGAAGAGGGAGAAGCTGGAGCGGTACCCCAAG GTGGTCCTGAGGGTCCTGTTCCCTGACCGCTACATCCTGCAGGGCTTTTTCCGCCCTAATGAGACAG TGGGGGATCTGCGGGACTTCGTGAGAAGCCACCTGGGGAATCCTGAGCTGCCATTCTATTTGT TCATCACTCCTCCAAAAACCATCCTGGATGACCACAGGCTGACCCTCTTTCAG GCAGATCTCTTCCCTGCTGCCCTCGTGCACTTTGGAGCTGAGGAACCAACAG GCCTCTTCCTGGAGCCCAGGCTGCTGGAACGCACCGTCTCCCCGTCTGCGGCTGACCTGCTGGTGGCCAG GCGCATGCCCCGGGCTGCTGGGGCCCCGCCCCCGATGCCAGCCCCTGACCCTGCACCCCGTGACTTGGAGCCAACGGCTGAGGCGGGGGCAGTGGGGCTCCCTGAATCCCGCCCCGAGACGGCCCAGCCGGTCAAGAGGGATCTGGGCAAGGTGCCCAAGTGGCTGAGGCTGCCAG AAAGGGACCCCACCGCGCCCTGCGCGCAGCTCCCCACCCTGGGCTCATTGATTCTGCAGCCGGTCTGGACCCGCGTGGACCTGGGGGATGCCGCTTGCCGGGACCTCACCCTGGCGAACAGAGGCACAGACAGGTGTCCTCCCTGA